The nucleotide sequence ATGAAAAGGGCGTACGCCCTGCTAATCCGTGAATGGCTGGATTATATGAAATATACCAAAGATAATTATCCCTATCTCTTCTCCCTTGCTATGCGAATGAATCCCTTCGATCAAAATGCGTCAGTGGTCGTGCGATGAAAGTTACATACAGAGTAATACCTCGATGTAGAATTTATCATGGGAGGCAGGACTGATCGAACAAAGAAAAAGAATAGGAGCTGTGGTGTATTTCACAAAATGGCGGCTTACATCGTCCCGCCTCCCATACAAGGTTTACAAGGTTGAGGCAGGCTGAGCGTGTGCAGGTGCACCAAATGTTATCATATAGAATCCAGCACCGATAAGCCCGGCGTTGCCCCACGTGTAGATACGTGCCAGACGGCGTCCCGAGGAATGCCCTTTCTGTAGCGTAACCAGTAAGCAATTCAGGAAGATAAAAACAATTAGGAGGTAGATCATGAGCAAGAGCACTGAAAACCTGGAAACCGCTTTTGCCGGGGAAAGCCAGGCCAACCGCAAGTACCTGTTCTTCGCTGAGCAGGCTGACAAGGAGGGCCACAGGCAGATAGCGCGGCTGTTCCGCGCCGCGGCGGAAGCAGAGACGGTTCACGCCCGCAAGCACCTTACTGTCCTGGAGGGGATAAGGTCCACCGGGGACAACCTGCAGGCGGCCGTCGGCGGCGAGCACTACGAGTTCACCGAGATGTATCCCGAATTTATACGTCAGGCAGAGGCCGAAGGGGAGAGCAAAGCGAGAACCAGCTTCGACCTGGCGAACCAGGTCGAGAAGGTCCACCACGTTTTATTCAAGGCCGCCCTCGATATGCTGGAGAAAAAGCAGGCCCCAGAGGATAAAACCTTCTACGTTTGCCAGGTGTGCGGCTACACTGTGGAGGGTGAGGCGCCGGATAAATGCCCCATCTGCGGTGCGCCCAAGGTAAAGTTCAAGCCCGTGGATTAGGTTTAGAAAGTGCCGATAGTATAAATCCAAACACAAACCGAAAAGGCACAGCTTCGAAGTTGTGCCTTTTCGCTTGCTTGGTAGCGGGAGTTCAAAGGTCTTATGAAACAACACTGCCAGCTGAAGCGATAGCGATAGGCCGTCGGGCTTTAGACCCAAAGACAACAATGCGTCAAAGACGTTTAAAGATGATTGAGTAATGGTTAACGGTGCTGGCTAGATGTTGTTGGATTTATGTTTATTGATTAGCGAGTGGTACTACCATATCCGCTGAAATAACCTTGAACGTTAAGCGATTCTTTGAAGGATTGTACGTCATTCGCCATTGATCAAGTATATCACGCCCTAATAAAGATGGTATATCACTGATCTCAGGATTTGGAGGTGTTATCTCGAGATCTATATTATACACATAGAGAAATTTTTTAGGTTCGGAGAACACGACTATTGTGGACTCAACATAGTTATGGCATAACCCACCAATACCGACCATTTCGTTATCTCCAATAAGTTGAGAATAGTCCATTCCCATACGGATACCATCTAGCGGATTTAATAAAGTATGATCCGCACCAGTATCTACCAAAAACGATATATCAGTAGTAATATTAAGTCGAGGAATAAAGAGGCGACCCTCTATATAGGGTCGCCCACTTGTATCCCCGAATCTACCTCTCATTAGGTTGCTAGAGAATCATTGTGCGTTGATTCTTATCTATATAGCGTACAATGACATGTTCGCGCTGAATGCCCTTCTTATCAACTTCGCGCAATGCAGAATTTAGGGTCCGCCCAACGGCTATAGTCTTTCCCTCATAGACTGCCACCCACTGTTTCGGATATCGGATAATAAGTCGAGGATGCTTGGAAGAAAGTACCATAGCACTCTTTCGGAAACTACGTAATTCCTTATCTACCTCGCTGGGATTGCCCAACTTCTCTAATATACTTTTTTCTAATGTTTTAGGCATAGTCCTTCCTTCACCTCTTCTCGTAGTTTAGAATATATCATATTTTTCTGTATTGTCAAGTGGCCATAAGTATCCATTTATGCTATTATCCTCTCTTTGACCACCTTGCCCTTGCTGCCTTTCTTGCTATTTCTTTTCGTTGCTCAGGAAGCAGCTTCGCTGCACGTGCAAGTCCGCCTTTTCTACCGCCTAAACTACCAAGCACAACTGCATGCATATTCTTCTGTGTCTCTACGAATTCTTCTGAGAGTTTAGGCGTAGGGTCGCCTAATCCATTAACATCTCTCATTGCCTTATTTATGCTTGACCGCTTATGCATACTCCAATTATGCCACATTTGACCGTTTTTGTCTAGTCCCCTAAATTCATGCCGTCGGGCTTATAACCCGAAGGCACCAATGCGTTAAAGGAAGAAAGAATACGACCTCCGGTATGAGACAAAGGTTGCATACAAGCGTTACCCCATGGCTTAAGATAGTTATATTGAAATACGGAGAGGTGTATCTCCGTATAGGAGGATTAGTGGCTATGCGAGAAAAGATAGAAGCAGCGATTGACCGTGTAAGACCCGCTCTGCAGGCCGATGGTGGCAATGTGGAACTAGTCGAGGTAGAGGATGGGGTGGTCTCAGTAAGGCTAACCGGTGCCTGCGGCGGTTGCCCTATGGCAACGATGACCCTAAAGAACGGGATCGAGCGCATTATCAGGGAAGAAGTGCCTGAGGTCAAAGAAGTAGTCGCGGTATAAGCGGGCAAACAAATGCACAAATACTCACAGAAGCCTTGAAGTAAGGAGTTACATGTAATGAGAATCTTTATGGCCATTGTAGTTATACTTCTATGTGGTGCTGTCGCGGGGACAGTGATGGTTGTAAGGGAAATTCCAAGAAGGGGAAATATCGATAACGCAGAGTACCTTCAATCTATAGAGATTAAAGACTATGAAGGTATAGACCTTTCATCGATAGTCGATTTTTGGGAGAACTCAATAAAAGGCCCTCAGTACGTAGATATGGATAGTTACAGGCTTAAAGTTAGCGGCTTGGTAGAGAGCCCCATGAGCTATACTTTCGATGATGTTACCAATAACCACCAGAATTATAAAAAAGTAGTGACATTGCACTGCGTAGAAGGATGGAGTGTCACTATCCTATGGGAGGGTGTGCTTGTTAGAGACCTGATACAAGAGGCAGGAGCTTCTCCAAATGCAAGTGTAGTGATATTCCACGCATACGACGGATATACAACCTCTCTCCCTATCGAGTATATAATCGACCAGGATATAATCGTGGCACATAAAATGAATGGCGTTCTCCTTCCCCCTGAAAGGGGTGCTCCCTTTCAGCTTGTAGCCGAAAGTCGATGGGGATACAAATGGATAAAATGGATAACGGAAATCGAAATTTCGGATAATACCGATTACAAAGGCTTCTGGGAGCATCGGGGATACTCCAACGATGCAAATATAAATGATAGCTTTTATTAAGAGATGATGAAGCCTATAATTTAGACGAAACATGGTTTCTATATTAGTGTTTACTACGCTTGACCCAAACAGTAAGGGCGCGGCTTCTCGACCGCGCCCTCATAAGTTCTTGGTAGCGTGAGTTGGATTCCAACCAACGAGGGGATCCGGTCTGCAGGCTCTATATTGAGCCTAACTGGCGCCCTGGAGTTCGGATGTGCAATATGCACACCGTTTGGCCTCTATGGCGATTTTAGACAGGCAGTAAGGGCAGTCTTTCGTATTCTCCGGCTCCGGTACTTCAGCTCCCCTCCGCATCTTGTTGATGTAGCGGACAAGAAGAAATACAGCAAATGCAATTATGAGGAAGCTGATTATGGCCATAATAAACACACCGTAGTTGATTGTGACTGCCCCGGCGGCCCTAGCGTCGGCAAGAGAAGCATAGGGTCCAAGTGGATCCCCTTCTTGAAGAACGGCGAAAAGGTTGCTGAAATCAACGTTGCCGAGTGCCAGTCCAATAGGAGGCATAATGATATCCGCGACAAATGACGTCACTATGACACCAAACGCCGCACCGATTATTATCCCAACCGCCATGTCAACCACATTGCCACGCATTATGAATTCTTTGAAATCCTTGCGCATCGATTTCTACCTCCTTCTAAATAGATTGACTCTTGCTACCCGGTCAAAGTCCTAGTTAGGCAGCCCAGAGGAATACCCAGCCTCTTTAATATCACTGACAATATTAAGTCTAGCTTTAACACTTCCCTATTCTGAACATCTTAGTGCCGCATGTCGGACACAAACCCTGGGTTGCCGGCTTGCCTTTTTTCAGCGTTACACTCTTGGCATCCTTCATTTCCCTTTTAGTACGACACTTCATACAGTATGCTTACATTGACTCACCCCCTTTCCTATATTTTTGCCTGAATGATAGGACTTTCGCTACAGAAATGTCAACAATCTGACCCGCCCCGGATTATTGTAACGCCCAAAAATTAGAGTTGCTGGTATACATGGTGGCTGCATAACCTCTGGAGCTGGTGGCTGATGCCCCAGAGAGCTGCGCGGTCTAATCCGGTGGTAATCCTTATGCCCGTTCTCGACAAAGTACCTTCGCCTCCGCTTTCTGGTAGATAGATAAAAAGTCACGGCTTGAGGCTGTTAGCCCGCTATTTCTTGGTAGCGGGATTTTGGATTCGAACCAACGACCTCCGGAATGAGACAAATGTTGCATACAAGGGTCACCCCATAGCTTAAGATAGTTATATTGAAATACGGAGAGGTGTATCTCCAGATAGGAGGATTAGTGGCTATGCGAGAAAAAATAGAAGCAGCGATTGACCGTGTAAGACCCGCTCTGCAGGCCGATGGTGGCGATGTGGAATTGATCGAGGTAAAGGATGGGGTGGTCTCGGTTAGGCTAACCGGTGCCTGCGGCGGTTGCCCTATGGCAACGATGACCCTAAAGAACGGGATCGAGCGCATTATCAGGGAAGAAGTACCCGAGGTCAAAGAAGTAGTCGCGGTATAAGCAGGAAACCTATGGCCGAGATCCTCACAAATACCTTCAAGCAGGGAGTTGTCCTCTTTGAGTTTATATTAGCTTTCGCAGCGATTGTTCTATGCGTTGCTTGTACCGAGACTGCTGAAATAGTCTCAATCAACCCCCTAATCCCCCAATCTTGGGGGACTCGTTAATGCTGCCCCGATACATCGGGGAAACCCCCGGTATATATTTATTATGATCGAGCAAGGGAGAGATATGCCTGATAGGATAGTAAAAAGCGATGCGGAGTGGAGGCAGCTTCTTACAACGGAGCAATATGAGGTTGCCCGAAAAAAAGGAACCGAACTAGCTTTTACCGGCAAGTACTACAACTTTAAGGAAAAAGGCACATATCAATGTGCCTGTTGCGGTAACGAGCTATTCAGCTCCGAGACCAAGTACGATTCGGGAACAGGTTGGCCAAGCTTCTGGGCGCCACTCTCAGAGCAAAACATTACGACAGAGACAGATACCAGTGCCGGTATGATAAGGACCGAAGTAATGTGCCAAAGGTGCGGTGCACACCTGGGACACCTATTTAATGACGGCCCCTCACCAACCGGGCTTCGCTTCTGCCTCAATTCGATCTCTATGAAGTTCGCTGCGGGTATGGGGAAATAGGGTCGGCATGAAAAAAAGACCGTAACGGACTCCCCGGTCAAGATTACGGTCTCTAGCTTCCCTGGTAGGCCAAGTTGGACAATACAAAGAACCTTCAGCTTAACTATTAATATCCCTGCATGATCAGCGATATCGCCTGACACAGAACAGGTCGGTGCTTAATTGCACACTTTCGACTTTGGTTAGGTGACTGAACAGAATAGAAGATCGTGTGATTGATTAAACCGTGCTTATATACTTGACAAAGGTTAGTTTTTGTGTTATACTCATTATATGAGGCTGAATCATAGCTATTTAGAGTCTTTTTCATGGGCTACTTCCTTAAGTTTATCGACAACTTTTTTAGGAAATAGCTTCTTTATTACTTCCTCAGTTGGCTTTTCGGTTAGCTTCTGTTTTTTCTTAGGCATGGGAGGTCTCCAATGAACAAAAAGAATGGAACAAAACAAGAGATAAACCTGATAACACTTGTAGAGCGATACCACAACGAAGATAAGTGCCGAGCTTACCTTGAGGAACTACGCTGGCCGAATGGTGTTGCTTGTCCTCGCTGTGGTTCAGTGAGCATATCGAGGATACAAAAACCCCGCGTCTTTGACTGTAATTCATGTCGCTATCAATTCTCCGTTACTTCGGGAACTATCTTTCACGATTCCCACCTTCCTTTGTGGAAGTGGTTTGCTACTATGTATATGATGATAGAGTCTAAGAAGGGTATCTCTGCTAATCAGGTTAAGAGGACTATTGGAGTATCCTATAAGACAGCCTGGTATCTCTGTCACCGGATAAGAAACGCTATGTCTGACGGAACACCAAATCCGCTTAAGGGTATTGTAGAAGTTGATGAGACCTATGTGGGTGGCAAAACTAAGGGAATGGGTCACGGCTTTAAGGGCAATAAGACTATTGTTGTTGGTGCTACTGAGCGTGGCGGCGAAGCTAGGCTTCAAGTGATCGATGATAATGGGCGCAAGACGCTTCACCAGTTTATTCGAGAGAATACGGCACCCAATACTGAAGCTATCTACACTGACGATTGGCCTGCTTATAAGGGAATCACTGACCAGGATACGAGGCATGAAACGGTCAACCATAGTGCCGAGGAATGGGTGAGAGGCGATGTCCATACCAACTCCGTAGAAGGTGTCTGGTCGCTTCTTAAACGCTCTATTGTTGGCTCTTATCATAAAGTCAGCGTTAAACATCTCGATGCTTACCTTGACGAGTTAGAATGGCGATTTAATAACCGTGAGAACCCATATCTGTTTAGAGATACCCTATTGAAGCTAATCAATTCTGAGAACATTACTTATGAGAAATTGACTACATAATAGATTTAGGCAGAGTTAGGACACTTTTTA is from Dehalococcoidia bacterium and encodes:
- a CDS encoding rubrerythrin family protein is translated as MSKSTENLETAFAGESQANRKYLFFAEQADKEGHRQIARLFRAAAEAETVHARKHLTVLEGIRSTGDNLQAAVGGEHYEFTEMYPEFIRQAEAEGESKARTSFDLANQVEKVHHVLFKAALDMLEKKQAPEDKTFYVCQVCGYTVEGEAPDKCPICGAPKVKFKPVD
- a CDS encoding NifU family protein; the encoded protein is MREKIEAAIDRVRPALQADGGNVELVEVEDGVVSVRLTGACGGCPMATMTLKNGIERIIREEVPEVKEVVAV
- a CDS encoding molybdopterin-dependent oxidoreductase, yielding MRIFMAIVVILLCGAVAGTVMVVREIPRRGNIDNAEYLQSIEIKDYEGIDLSSIVDFWENSIKGPQYVDMDSYRLKVSGLVESPMSYTFDDVTNNHQNYKKVVTLHCVEGWSVTILWEGVLVRDLIQEAGASPNASVVIFHAYDGYTTSLPIEYIIDQDIIVAHKMNGVLLPPERGAPFQLVAESRWGYKWIKWITEIEISDNTDYKGFWEHRGYSNDANINDSFY
- the mscL gene encoding large-conductance mechanosensitive channel protein MscL, producing the protein MRKDFKEFIMRGNVVDMAVGIIIGAAFGVIVTSFVADIIMPPIGLALGNVDFSNLFAVLQEGDPLGPYASLADARAAGAVTINYGVFIMAIISFLIIAFAVFLLVRYINKMRRGAEVPEPENTKDCPYCLSKIAIEAKRCAYCTSELQGAS
- a CDS encoding DUF5679 domain-containing protein — encoded protein: MKCRTKREMKDAKSVTLKKGKPATQGLCPTCGTKMFRIGKC
- a CDS encoding NifU family protein yields the protein MREKIEAAIDRVRPALQADGGDVELIEVKDGVVSVRLTGACGGCPMATMTLKNGIERIIREEVPEVKEVVAV
- the msrB gene encoding peptide-methionine (R)-S-oxide reductase MsrB, with translation MPDRIVKSDAEWRQLLTTEQYEVARKKGTELAFTGKYYNFKEKGTYQCACCGNELFSSETKYDSGTGWPSFWAPLSEQNITTETDTSAGMIRTEVMCQRCGAHLGHLFNDGPSPTGLRFCLNSISMKFAAGMGK
- a CDS encoding IS1595 family transposase, which codes for MNKKNGTKQEINLITLVERYHNEDKCRAYLEELRWPNGVACPRCGSVSISRIQKPRVFDCNSCRYQFSVTSGTIFHDSHLPLWKWFATMYMMIESKKGISANQVKRTIGVSYKTAWYLCHRIRNAMSDGTPNPLKGIVEVDETYVGGKTKGMGHGFKGNKTIVVGATERGGEARLQVIDDNGRKTLHQFIRENTAPNTEAIYTDDWPAYKGITDQDTRHETVNHSAEEWVRGDVHTNSVEGVWSLLKRSIVGSYHKVSVKHLDAYLDELEWRFNNRENPYLFRDTLLKLINSENITYEKLTT